The Papaver somniferum cultivar HN1 chromosome 6, ASM357369v1, whole genome shotgun sequence genome segment GTAACAGTAGCAGTAGCAGCGGTAGTAACAGTAATGGAGTTCAACCACCTTTAACACCAAAAACAATATCCAGATCTGAAACTAATGCATACCCAACAACTTTCATACAAGCAGATACATCATCTTTTAAACAAGTAGTTCAGATGTTAACAGGATCAACAGAAACAGCAAAACAAGcatcaaaatcaaattttgatccaTCAACAAAAAACGCAATACCACCTATCAAAACAGGGCCTAAGAAGCAAGGTTTTAAACTATATgagagaagaaatagtatgaaaaaTCTCAAGATTAGTCCATTAATGCCTGGATTTATGCAACAGACTAACTCTGGGTTCTCACCAAGGAATCAAGAGATCTTATCACCAAGTATACTTGATTTTCCTTCACTTGTTCTTAGTCCTGTCACTCCTTTAATTCAAGACCCATTTAACAGGTCTCCTCCTTCATTAACTTCTATGGGTACTACTAATTCTGTTGGCGTGGCTGAAGAAAGAGCAATTGCAGAAAAAGGTTTTTATTTGCATCCATCCCCAAGAGCTTCGACACCTGGAGCTACAGAACCAAGGCTACTTCCTTTATTTCCTGTTACATCACCGAGAGTTTCAGGTTCTTCttaaatttttaagttttgaaaTGCGTAAGCTCTCTTTATTTTCCATATAATGAATGAGTACTACTTGAATTAGTTTGAAgagagggaaaaaaaaaagagatggagATCTTATCTCAATTGTACAATTTGATCTCTTCATTTTGCTTGTTTTATTATCATAGATAGAGATCTATGAATATGAGATTAAAGATCTCTTAGAAATGGGCTtggattgttttttcttttttctcttcatttttcatggattttataagaaaatttaccactttttttctttttcctttcttccTCTCTGTTTGTACTATGAAAGTATCTGAGCTTTCTCATTTGCGAAGGAAGTAAAATGAAATCTTGCTTATGCTATTAATTGTAACTGAAAGATTGCTATTACAGTTTGAGTTTTCagaattcaacttataaaaaacaaaataacaagatTAGACCTTGATTTGTATCAAAAACTGTAGAATGTGTGTGTATAGAGTGTGAGAAAATTTCACATTTTTTTTTGCGTTTTGAGATTATAGCAATGGCAATGTCCTTCTTCTACCAACTCTCGCAAAGAGTATTAGATAGAAACCTTACATTGAATTGATTTCTTTTAGTTCAAGTCCATTCACTGTATGTGTTTGATTTGTGAATGTGATTGGCTTATACTACTGAGGTTTGTAAGGAAGACCATAACTTGAATGGACCAAACTAAACTATACAAGACCGAAAGTTATTGTGAAAGATGCCCATTTTAGGAGAGATCTCAAGACAACGGCATACTCTTAAGTTTTGTACTGTATTGTCTACAgatttcaaatttcaaaactTGCCATTACATGTGGGGTTTACAGCATGGGTCCGAAAAAGT includes the following:
- the LOC113287614 gene encoding VQ motif-containing protein 4-like, translating into MENLSSSSSPRPQEMRENPSPKSNGSNSSSSSGSNSNGVQPPLTPKTISRSETNAYPTTFIQADTSSFKQVVQMLTGSTETAKQASKSNFDPSTKNAIPPIKTGPKKQGFKLYERRNSMKNLKISPLMPGFMQQTNSGFSPRNQEILSPSILDFPSLVLSPVTPLIQDPFNRSPPSLTSMGTTNSVGVAEERAIAEKGFYLHPSPRASTPGATEPRLLPLFPVTSPRVSAAGTFKGCKTIKGLARNPEEAECLAVLETIKWAHSKNLSSISIYSDAKKVIDYLKNKNGSLC